actatgtataaatattttgagcGCGTTTGATTAGCAGCCATTACTCATGGTGAAAAACAGGTTTTAATCGAGTCGACATAAATGCCTTATATATATGATGGCAGGCTAACATGATTCCGGCGATCGTAGAGAAGCGCATCTCTTGTTGGTCTATATTATACAAGGACTATTGCATCAAAtctagtggagtcactttgtcttAAAAAAACAACGATCATTTTAATTACATCCAATATCGCCATTAatcaatttgaattatatttatcctTTCTCCAGGTGACGACAAAgacgacgatagcctagttgggtgtggaaaagactgccgaggcgaatgtccgcaggttcaaatcccaagggcacacacctctgacttttctaaaaaatcatgtgtgtattctttgtgaatttatcgttcgctttaacggtgaaggaaaacatcgtgaggaaacctgcacatctgcgaagttctctataggaatttcgaaggtgtgtgaagtctaccaacccgcactaggccagcgtggtggactaaggcctaatccctctcagtagtagaggaggcccgtgctcagcagtgggcaagtatatacagggctgatattattattattatttctccaGGTGATGGACTCCGTATCAGTCAGCGGGGGCGGTAGTTACGCCGGCGTGGGCGGCGCGGGGGGCGGGGGCCACTACGGCACATACGGCCACTACGCCGCTGCCGCGTACCCCCCACAACCCACTTATATGGTGGACGCTTCGCAGGTCCCCCCTTATATGGCACAGGTAAACCCGTGAATGGCCTAATGTTTTTGTGTATTGATACGGTCTTACAATAAGCTAATAGATCAGTCAATGAAGATgtgattaattacaaatatttttgtaagtcgTCAGGGATTAAtagcgatatttttataaagattatgctttattatttaacaattttataaataatgttaatcatatttttattatcgtatcggtatttatatatattttttgtttttgcggGCTTACGATTAATAAGTGCTATCTGATGGTAAAACATATGTGCAATCAACAACCAGCTGATTCAAAAGGTCTTTATGTGTATGAATTTTGTGATCAGGAATATGTGGAAGGCGGCGGTAGTGCGTCGCCTCGGAGCGCTTCTCCCGGAGCTCTTCCGCAGCACAATTTGCATCTGCAGCAAAGGTAAGCACAgcaatacatagtttaaataaataagttttaaatacaCTGCTAAATTTAGAAGTGGTCTTATAAACGGGCATTGCGTACTGgttaatttgttttcaattgGTGTGGGTACTTTCAGCTATTCGATCTGCACGCATTTATcgatatacaatataaattttatcgatatttgcaaataatttaatttgtgttttttttttttttttttttttatattataaacgcaTGATTTTAAAGATCATTGCcagattacatttatatttgtaaatcttcCTATGCACAATGTGATTTGACATTAGGAGTGATATATAGAAAATGATATAATTAGTAACAGAGTAAAATGTATcttcaaaacataattaattctCTATTCATACAATTATCAATGAgtaaaaaccaaattaaaatgaaatctcCGTTAATATGTCATGTCAAGGGATCAAATTAAATAGACCGCGGTCCGTATTAGCTAATGCCTAGAATGTCGATCTCTGACCCGCGCTCGAGTCACGTTGATAAACCAGATGACTTGATGAGTGAGTAATCCGCTTACTGCAATGCTGATTAATGTAGGTTAATGATGTATtaaattgattgtttttataGTGTATGTGTGATATTATTACGGCttgattaagaaaataaaaaaattgcttttagGACGCCactatagcctgaccaggaaaataataaacctgCTGTGAGTGCGCCATTTTTGATTTCGTTTTCAAGTTAAAATTGTGTTGTTGTTTTAGCAAAACATGGcgagatgttttatttttctggtcaggtcCGGTAAACTGTGTGTTTGTCGGATATTATCGATTATAAGTAATATGCTCgggataggctcgccctctatcacgtcGTGGAAGCGAAACAGTTGAGTGGCGAATTGTGGGTGGAATctttgcgtctctgcctaccc
This sequence is a window from Manduca sexta isolate Smith_Timp_Sample1 unplaced genomic scaffold, JHU_Msex_v1.0 HiC_scaffold_1624, whole genome shotgun sequence. Protein-coding genes within it:
- the LOC119191529 gene encoding 5'-3' exoribonuclease 2-like → MDSVSVSGGGSYAGVGGAGGGGHYGTYGHYAAAAYPPQPTYMVDASQVPPYMAQEYVEGGGSASPRSASPGALPQHNLHLQQR